A window of Methanomicrobiales archaeon contains these coding sequences:
- a CDS encoding ATP-NAD kinase family protein, with protein sequence MRTVGFLINPIAGMGGAVGLKGTDGQVDEALSRGAVPQAGSRAVRALRGLKGIRFLCCSGAMGEEALREAGIADYAVAYTAPRVTSAEDTRAACRAFLARGADLILFCGGDGTARDVFDVVDRTVPILGIPAGVKMYSAVFAVTPDAVREILDLPDPPLRDSEVMDVDEEAYRDGVLATRLHGYARTPYIPSAVQAGKAVFESSDEERAKEEIARFIAEVMLPDTLYILGAGTTVEAIARRLGIGKTLLGADAVLNGRLVARDLDEKALRELVEDGNRSKLIVSPIGAQGFILGRGTQPISPAVIRRIGIENIIVVGTPHKLRETPALYVDSGDPRLDAAFGDSVLVVCGYRMAQRKRIAHPRRETAAAPC encoded by the coding sequence ATGCGCACCGTGGGATTCCTCATCAACCCCATCGCCGGCATGGGGGGGGCCGTGGGCCTGAAGGGGACGGACGGGCAGGTCGACGAAGCCCTCTCCCGCGGTGCGGTCCCGCAGGCCGGCAGCCGCGCAGTGCGGGCGCTCCGGGGACTGAAGGGCATCCGCTTTCTCTGCTGCTCCGGGGCGATGGGCGAGGAGGCCCTGCGGGAGGCCGGCATAGCCGATTATGCCGTGGCGTATACGGCGCCCCGCGTCACATCCGCCGAAGACACCCGGGCCGCCTGCCGCGCATTCCTGGCGAGGGGGGCGGACCTGATCCTCTTCTGCGGGGGGGACGGCACCGCCCGGGACGTGTTCGACGTCGTGGACCGGACCGTTCCCATCCTGGGCATCCCGGCCGGCGTGAAGATGTACTCGGCCGTCTTCGCCGTCACGCCGGACGCCGTGCGGGAGATCCTGGACCTGCCCGATCCCCCCCTGCGGGACTCCGAGGTGATGGACGTGGACGAGGAGGCCTACCGTGACGGGGTGCTCGCCACCCGCCTGCACGGGTATGCCCGCACCCCGTATATCCCCAGCGCCGTCCAGGCGGGCAAGGCCGTCTTCGAATCGTCGGACGAGGAGCGGGCAAAAGAGGAGATCGCCCGCTTCATCGCCGAGGTGATGCTGCCGGATACGCTGTATATCCTGGGGGCCGGCACCACGGTGGAGGCGATCGCCCGCCGCCTCGGGATCGGGAAGACCCTGCTTGGCGCGGATGCCGTGCTGAACGGACGGCTCGTCGCCCGGGATCTGGACGAGAAGGCCCTCCGGGAACTCGTGGAGGACGGAAACCGCTCCAAACTCATCGTCAGCCCCATCGGGGCCCAGGGTTTCATCCTCGGACGGGGCACGCAGCCGATCAGCCCCGCCGTGATCCGCCGGATCGGGATCGAGAACATCATCGTCGTCGGCACCCCCCACAAACTGCGGGAGACCCCGGCGCTCTACGTGGACAGCGGGGATCCCCGCCTCGACGCCGCGTTCGGGGACTCCGTGCTGGTCGTCTGCGGCTACCGCATGGCCCAGCGGAAGAGGATCGCCCACCCGCGCCGGGAAACGGCGGCGGCGCCGTGCTGA
- a CDS encoding spore germination protein GerW family protein — protein MISLPGEEMLKTTTEILGSLLCASNIMGPPVEAENKVIIPIAGYGFGFGGGDGRSGANSGGSGTGAGAALNPTAIVVLHKDVRGREGVQLLSLRKLSPLAEAVSETIPIVVETIPKVMEQMRGTVRDVAHEMRGPASEAAQAAREAAQEMKGAAGGETGEAEKKVETEWEEWKK, from the coding sequence GTGATATCATTGCCAGGCGAAGAGATGCTGAAGACGACGACAGAAATCCTGGGCTCGCTCCTGTGCGCCAGCAATATCATGGGGCCACCGGTCGAGGCGGAGAACAAAGTGATCATCCCCATTGCCGGATATGGATTCGGTTTCGGCGGCGGAGACGGCCGGTCCGGAGCGAACTCCGGCGGTTCTGGCACCGGTGCCGGTGCAGCCCTCAACCCGACCGCCATCGTCGTGCTGCACAAGGATGTCCGCGGACGGGAGGGCGTGCAGCTGCTCTCGCTCCGCAAACTCAGTCCGCTGGCAGAGGCGGTGAGCGAGACGATCCCGATTGTCGTCGAGACCATCCCCAAGGTCATGGAGCAGATGCGGGGCACCGTCAGGGACGTCGCCCACGAGATGCGGGGACCGGCCTCGGAGGCAGCCCAGGCGGCGCGGGAGGCGGCCCAGGAGATGAAAGGCGCCGCGGGCGGCGAGACGGGCGAGGCGGAGAAGAAAGTAGAGACCGAATGGGAAGAGTGGAAGAAGTGA
- a CDS encoding TrpB-like pyridoxal phosphate-dependent enzyme produces MQTKILLSEDQMPRQWYNIQADLPAPLDPPLHPQTQQPVTPDDLKAIFPMELILQEVSTTRHIDIPEEILDVYRLWRPSPLYRARRLEQHLKTPARIYYKYEGVSPAGSHKPNTAIAQAYYNMKEGKERLATETGAGQWGSALALATQLFGLECTVYMVRASYLQKPYRKMMMQAWGAECLPSPTTRTASGRAVLEKDPDTSGSLGIAISEAVEDAATHENTNYALGSVLNHVCLHQTVIGLETREQLASVDAYPDVVIGCVGGGSNFAGMSFPFAGDKVKGKHPDTEIVAVEPAACPTLTKGLYTYDYGDVAGLTPLLKMFTLGHDFVPPPIHAGGLRYHGDSPIVSRLVHDGVARAVAYHQNEVFEAAVTFARTEGIIVAPEAAHAVKATIDAALECRATGEARTIVFNNSGHGNFDLSAYEAYFGGKLADYEYPVELIRQALARIPRVA; encoded by the coding sequence ATGCAGACGAAAATCCTCCTGAGTGAGGACCAGATGCCGCGGCAGTGGTACAATATCCAGGCAGATCTGCCCGCGCCGCTGGATCCGCCCCTGCACCCGCAGACGCAGCAGCCCGTCACGCCCGACGATCTGAAGGCCATCTTCCCGATGGAGCTGATCCTGCAGGAGGTCAGCACCACCCGGCACATCGATATCCCGGAAGAGATCCTGGACGTCTACCGCCTCTGGAGACCGAGCCCTCTCTACCGGGCGAGGCGCCTGGAGCAGCATCTCAAGACTCCCGCGCGGATCTACTACAAGTATGAGGGCGTGAGCCCGGCCGGCAGCCACAAGCCCAATACTGCCATTGCCCAGGCATACTACAACATGAAGGAGGGGAAAGAGCGCCTGGCGACCGAGACCGGAGCCGGCCAGTGGGGATCGGCGCTCGCCCTGGCCACCCAGCTCTTCGGCCTGGAGTGCACGGTGTACATGGTCCGCGCCAGCTACCTCCAGAAACCCTACCGCAAGATGATGATGCAGGCCTGGGGCGCCGAGTGCCTCCCGAGCCCCACGACCCGCACGGCCTCCGGGCGGGCGGTGCTCGAGAAGGATCCGGACACCTCGGGAAGCCTGGGGATCGCCATCTCGGAGGCGGTGGAGGATGCCGCGACCCACGAGAACACCAACTACGCACTCGGCTCCGTGCTCAACCACGTCTGCCTCCACCAGACCGTCATCGGCCTGGAGACCCGCGAGCAGCTGGCGAGTGTGGATGCCTATCCCGACGTCGTCATCGGCTGCGTCGGAGGCGGGTCCAACTTCGCCGGCATGTCGTTCCCCTTCGCGGGAGACAAGGTGAAGGGGAAGCATCCCGACACCGAGATCGTTGCCGTGGAGCCCGCCGCATGCCCCACGCTCACCAAAGGGCTCTACACCTACGATTACGGCGACGTGGCCGGGCTGACCCCGCTCCTGAAGATGTTCACCCTGGGCCACGACTTCGTCCCGCCGCCGATCCACGCGGGCGGTCTGCGCTACCACGGGGATTCGCCGATCGTCTCGCGGCTGGTCCACGACGGGGTCGCCCGCGCCGTCGCCTACCACCAGAACGAGGTCTTCGAGGCGGCGGTCACGTTCGCCCGGACGGAGGGGATCATCGTCGCCCCCGAGGCCGCCCACGCGGTGAAGGCGACGATCGATGCCGCGCTGGAATGCCGTGCGACGGGCGAGGCCAGGACGATCGTCTTCAACAACTCCGGGCACGGGAACTTCGATCTCTCCGCCTACGAGGCATACTTCGGCGGGAAACTTGCGGATTACGAGTATCCCGTGGAGCTGATCCGGCAGGCGCTCGCCCGCATCCCCCGGGTCGCCTGA